The Maridesulfovibrio ferrireducens genome contains a region encoding:
- a CDS encoding heme lyase CcmF/NrfE family subunit — translation MHFLMEMALVISMFVSLLAAAWGCLNIWKGQTDSIKWLERGQLLVISLVVFSSIILLCALITRDFSFKYVADYTSLGLSNFYAVTAFWAGRPGSLLFWLLVITVGGTIFLGTKKYSDLPEETKVAYWMLYFAIQAFFLFILTSASPPFTQLANIPADGTGLNPLLQNPGMAFHPPLLFFGYGLFTVPACLSIAMAITRGEDSWMKLTRGWVLPAWSFLSAGIVLGAWWAYMELGWGGYWAWDPVENASIIPWFVATAYLHTSILGQRYGVFKRINIILVNLTFLMCVVGTYIVRSGIIASVHAFGGGGVGGLLLAFILFYLFLTLSASFFANVKKSKLEANAFSRQGLLVITVWTFIALGTVIFLGTMWPVISLGWETNPVGVNAGFYNTVTMPLFTLIGLLLLICPWFSWNEGIQDKTGLAVSIFTALCLSGAAWFGGIRMILPLIAFGSGAGIIASTIMLALRNKTLSSKRFWIAHGTHLGVALMIIGVAISGPYATTQQVAISEGQTFSFSGYEFTYKELTASKRHGIASKMANIVVSKNGQEVGILKPEQLTFPGNNHPHSEVSTIFSFGRELYATIHDIKNGRLEPLTVSVHPLVNWIWVGGTLVTLFPFVVFFPARKKKLHSPDAQ, via the coding sequence ATGCATTTTTTAATGGAAATGGCTCTAGTGATATCCATGTTTGTATCATTACTGGCTGCAGCATGGGGATGCCTTAACATATGGAAAGGACAGACCGACTCGATAAAATGGCTGGAAAGGGGACAATTACTTGTTATTTCATTAGTTGTTTTCTCCAGCATAATTCTATTATGCGCATTAATAACCCGTGATTTTTCATTTAAATATGTTGCAGACTATACAAGTCTTGGACTTTCAAATTTCTACGCGGTTACTGCTTTCTGGGCCGGAAGACCGGGATCTTTGCTATTCTGGCTACTGGTTATCACTGTCGGCGGAACCATTTTTCTCGGCACTAAAAAATACTCCGATTTGCCCGAAGAAACAAAAGTCGCTTACTGGATGCTTTACTTTGCGATTCAAGCCTTTTTCCTATTCATCCTGACAAGTGCAAGCCCGCCGTTTACACAACTTGCCAACATCCCCGCAGATGGAACCGGACTCAATCCGTTATTACAAAACCCCGGTATGGCTTTTCATCCACCACTTCTCTTTTTCGGTTACGGGCTGTTTACTGTTCCCGCCTGCTTATCGATCGCAATGGCTATCACAAGGGGTGAAGATTCATGGATGAAACTGACTCGCGGCTGGGTGCTTCCGGCATGGTCATTCCTTAGTGCCGGAATAGTGCTCGGCGCATGGTGGGCTTATATGGAACTGGGCTGGGGCGGCTACTGGGCATGGGATCCGGTTGAAAATGCTTCTATCATTCCATGGTTCGTAGCTACAGCATACCTGCACACTTCAATTTTAGGTCAGCGCTACGGAGTGTTCAAACGAATCAATATTATATTGGTTAACCTGACATTTCTGATGTGTGTTGTCGGTACATATATTGTGCGAAGCGGTATCATTGCATCCGTACACGCCTTTGGCGGCGGCGGAGTCGGCGGTTTACTGCTCGCCTTTATTCTATTCTATCTATTTTTAACTCTATCAGCCTCATTCTTCGCCAACGTAAAAAAATCCAAACTGGAGGCCAATGCTTTCAGCCGCCAAGGACTTCTAGTCATAACAGTATGGACTTTTATTGCCTTGGGTACTGTGATTTTTCTAGGCACCATGTGGCCTGTTATAAGTCTGGGATGGGAAACAAATCCCGTCGGTGTTAACGCAGGCTTTTATAACACAGTAACAATGCCGTTATTTACCCTCATAGGTTTACTGCTTCTGATTTGCCCGTGGTTTTCATGGAACGAAGGCATTCAGGATAAGACCGGCCTCGCTGTTTCCATTTTTACGGCTTTGTGCCTTAGCGGAGCGGCATGGTTCGGTGGAATACGCATGATCCTTCCACTTATAGCCTTCGGCTCCGGAGCGGGAATAATAGCGTCCACCATAATGCTTGCCCTGCGAAACAAAACTCTATCCAGCAAACGATTCTGGATTGCCCACGGGACTCATCTCGGAGTGGCATTAATGATCATCGGAGTGGCTATCTCCGGTCCATACGCAACAACTCAGCAAGTTGCGATATCCGAAGGACAGACCTTTTCGTTTTCAGGATATGAATTCACCTACAAAGAGCTGACCGCTTCTAAACGTCACGGCATTGCATCTAAAATGGCTAATATTGTTGTCAGTAAAAATGGGCAGGAAGTCGGAATTCTAAAACCGGAACAATTAACATTCCCCGGCAACAATCACCCGCACTCTGAAGTATCCACAATATTCAGCTTCGGCAGGGAACTTTACGCGACAATACACGACATAAAAAATGGCCGGCTTGAACCTCTGACGGTAAGTGTTCATCCGCTGGTCAACTGGATATGGGTCGGTGGAACGCTCGTCACCCTCTTCCCGTTTGTCGTATTCTTTCCGGCAAGAAAGAAAAAATTGCACAGTCCAGACGCGCAGTAA
- a CDS encoding tetratricopeptide repeat protein has protein sequence MQTKTSPKGKQVVVITVAAGLVLMLMFSFMSKSHQPVQRAQSRPVGSQSAGPSMNAEQSSKIQTYMEQLKNNPDNTEALNGLGELFMSMGSLEKSAFFWNRLLKITPEDESALYHYGIVLLKLDKTMQSVDQFEKIVKLNPENYHACYYLGMILRNDLNQKERGAKYLRKILEINPDHKELIDIVRKELAKG, from the coding sequence ATGCAAACCAAGACATCCCCTAAAGGGAAACAAGTTGTTGTCATAACTGTGGCTGCCGGACTGGTTTTAATGCTGATGTTCTCGTTCATGTCCAAATCACATCAACCTGTTCAACGCGCACAGTCACGACCTGTGGGATCACAGAGTGCAGGCCCATCAATGAATGCTGAACAAAGTTCCAAAATACAAACTTACATGGAACAGTTGAAAAACAATCCAGATAATACAGAAGCCTTAAACGGATTAGGTGAATTATTCATGAGTATGGGCTCATTAGAGAAGTCGGCATTCTTCTGGAATAGACTGCTGAAAATTACACCGGAAGATGAAAGCGCGCTTTACCACTACGGCATAGTTTTGCTTAAGCTGGATAAGACCATGCAGTCTGTGGATCAATTTGAAAAGATAGTAAAATTGAATCCTGAAAACTACCACGCATGTTACTACCTTGGTATGATTCTTAGAAATGACTTGAACCAAAAAGAAAGGGGCGCAAAATACCTGCGAAAAATCTTAGAGATTAACCCTGACCACAAAGAACTCATTGATATTGTCCGAAAGGAACTGGCCAAAGGTTAA
- the phrB gene encoding deoxyribodipyrimidine photo-lyase: MRVHDKRIYALNDKQSSKDAGEGRGPVLYWMSREQRVNDNWGLLYARELAGEIRPLVVCFVMSPSFMCATFRQYDFMLRGLKDVADKLAEMGIPFALRIGGPDAEIVSLANDIGAGAVVTDFDPLRASQLWQKKAARELKVPFIEVDGRNIVPARVVSDKQEYAARTIRPKIHRLLFEYLEDFPELIPQHVSPPDIPEPDWNAAYRAINVDRSIFPVDFPSGEKAARIALVSFIKTRLINYAEKRNDPNAGATSRLSAYIQFGQLAPQRAALDVAATGAGDSQDMFLEELIVRRELSENFCLHNADYDSFSGAPEWAVATLDEHRNDQRLYTYTRDEFDKAETHSFLWNAAQNQMRRTGYMHGYMRMYWAKKILEWSSSPEQAVKIAMALNDKYQLDGRSPNGYVGALWSIAGLHDRAWKKRQVYGSIRYMNERGCRRKFNVDEYILRWNGE; this comes from the coding sequence ATGCGGGTTCATGATAAACGTATTTATGCTTTGAATGATAAGCAAAGTTCCAAAGATGCAGGGGAAGGCCGAGGTCCGGTGCTCTACTGGATGAGCCGCGAGCAGCGTGTTAACGATAATTGGGGATTGCTTTACGCTCGGGAACTTGCAGGTGAGATTCGCCCGCTTGTTGTCTGTTTTGTAATGTCTCCAAGTTTTATGTGTGCAACTTTTCGTCAGTATGATTTCATGCTCAGAGGTCTTAAGGATGTTGCGGATAAGTTGGCTGAAATGGGTATCCCTTTTGCGTTGCGGATAGGTGGTCCTGATGCTGAAATTGTAAGTTTGGCAAATGACATAGGGGCAGGGGCAGTTGTTACTGATTTTGATCCGCTGCGAGCCAGTCAGTTGTGGCAGAAAAAGGCAGCTCGTGAACTTAAGGTGCCGTTTATTGAGGTAGATGGGCGCAACATTGTTCCTGCACGGGTCGTTTCAGATAAACAGGAATACGCTGCCCGCACGATACGTCCTAAAATACATCGGCTTCTTTTTGAATATCTTGAAGATTTCCCTGAACTTATTCCGCAGCACGTCTCGCCGCCGGACATCCCCGAGCCGGACTGGAACGCAGCTTACCGCGCCATTAATGTGGATAGATCTATTTTTCCCGTGGATTTTCCTTCAGGCGAAAAAGCAGCACGTATTGCTCTTGTTTCTTTTATTAAGACCCGGCTGATAAATTATGCTGAAAAGCGTAATGATCCTAATGCCGGAGCTACTTCGCGCTTGTCAGCTTATATTCAGTTCGGGCAGCTTGCGCCGCAGCGGGCCGCACTTGATGTGGCAGCGACAGGAGCTGGAGATAGTCAGGATATGTTTCTTGAGGAGCTGATTGTGCGGCGGGAGTTATCTGAAAATTTCTGTCTGCATAATGCCGATTATGATTCGTTTAGCGGAGCGCCTGAGTGGGCCGTCGCCACGCTCGATGAACATCGGAATGATCAGCGTTTATATACTTATACGCGCGATGAATTTGATAAAGCGGAGACTCATTCTTTTCTTTGGAATGCGGCTCAAAATCAGATGCGGCGTACAGGATATATGCACGGATATATGCGTATGTACTGGGCTAAGAAAATTCTTGAATGGTCCTCTTCGCCAGAGCAGGCCGTTAAAATCGCAATGGCTCTCAATGATAAGTATCAGCTGGATGGAAGATCTCCTAATGGATATGTCGGAGCACTTTGGTCTATTGCAGGGTTGCATGATCGTGCCTGGAAAAAGCGCCAAGTGTATGGCTCAATACGATATATGAATGAACGGGGGTGTCGTCGGAAGTTTAATGTTGATGAATATATTTTACGCTGGAACGGAGAATAA
- a CDS encoding SDR family oxidoreductase, producing the protein MSESKSERIVTEFPENISEEDRHRYTICVLGATGYVGGRLVPQLLENGWRVRAVGRSLSKLKCRPFAMHERCEVVAADLFDYASLLMALNGCYAAYYLVHSMQSGSGDFAAKDRTAAQNTVRAAQGTGLARIIYLGGLIPDDPNISHHLKSRAEVGEILSGGTVPCTTFRAGVIIGSGSASFEMIRYLVDRLPVMITPKWVQTETQPISIRDVVFYLSGCLEHSETAGDAFDIGGPYIETYERLFRVYQEEAGLHRRLIIPVPFLTPKLSSYWLGFVSPIPVALARPLVMGLRNRVVCKDYRIREIMPHKLSSCRLAISRALDKVAQQLVDSCWSDAGSINMPEWAICGDAGYTGGTVFHTGYRIKLQVCSEKLWSNILAIGGDNGWYGWDALWSVRGWLDKFIGGVGLRRGRRHPTLIAVGDALDFWRVLDVQAGKRLLLIAEMKLPGEALLEFTLEEEKTGDTVLTMTARFLPRGVAGLLYWWSVYPFHSVVFKGMAKALAEKTACKILEGPTLVKGAAPKCHLPKA; encoded by the coding sequence ATGTCTGAATCAAAATCGGAAAGAATAGTTACAGAGTTTCCCGAAAACATATCAGAAGAAGATCGGCATCGATATACTATTTGTGTTCTCGGTGCGACTGGTTATGTCGGCGGGAGGCTTGTTCCGCAACTTCTTGAAAATGGGTGGCGGGTACGTGCTGTCGGGCGTTCTCTTTCCAAGCTTAAATGTCGTCCTTTTGCTATGCACGAACGTTGTGAGGTCGTTGCAGCGGATTTATTTGATTACGCCTCGTTATTAATGGCTCTTAATGGTTGTTACGCCGCGTATTATCTTGTTCATTCCATGCAGTCCGGCAGCGGAGATTTTGCGGCAAAAGATCGCACCGCCGCGCAGAACACAGTCCGTGCCGCACAGGGCACGGGGCTTGCGCGAATTATTTATCTGGGCGGATTGATTCCTGATGATCCGAATATCAGCCATCATTTAAAGTCTCGGGCTGAGGTTGGAGAAATTTTATCCGGCGGTACTGTTCCCTGCACCACGTTTCGGGCGGGAGTCATTATCGGTTCGGGTAGTGCTTCTTTTGAAATGATACGTTACTTGGTGGACCGTTTGCCCGTTATGATAACGCCTAAGTGGGTGCAGACTGAAACTCAGCCTATAAGTATTCGCGATGTGGTGTTTTACCTTTCAGGGTGTCTGGAACATTCCGAAACCGCAGGGGATGCTTTTGATATCGGTGGACCTTATATTGAAACATATGAGCGTCTTTTTCGTGTTTATCAGGAAGAAGCAGGACTCCACAGACGACTTATTATTCCCGTTCCTTTTCTCACTCCAAAACTTTCTTCTTATTGGCTCGGTTTTGTTTCTCCCATACCTGTTGCCTTGGCTCGACCATTGGTTATGGGGTTGCGTAACCGGGTGGTTTGCAAAGATTATCGTATCAGGGAGATTATGCCGCATAAGTTAAGCAGTTGTCGCTTAGCTATCAGCCGGGCTTTAGATAAGGTCGCGCAACAACTGGTTGATAGTTGCTGGTCGGACGCAGGCTCAATAAATATGCCCGAATGGGCTATATGCGGTGATGCCGGGTATACCGGAGGAACTGTTTTTCACACAGGTTATCGTATCAAATTGCAAGTATGCAGTGAAAAGTTATGGTCGAATATTTTAGCGATAGGCGGCGATAACGGGTGGTATGGATGGGATGCTTTATGGAGCGTGCGTGGCTGGCTTGATAAGTTTATCGGCGGGGTAGGACTGCGGCGCGGCCGAAGGCATCCAACGCTGATTGCAGTTGGAGACGCACTTGATTTCTGGCGTGTTCTTGATGTTCAGGCTGGTAAGCGCTTATTACTCATTGCAGAGATGAAACTTCCCGGTGAGGCTTTGCTGGAATTTACTCTGGAAGAGGAAAAAACGGGTGATACCGTACTGACAATGACGGCTCGATTTTTGCCGCGGGGTGTGGCTGGATTGCTTTACTGGTGGTCGGTATATCCATTTCACAGTGTGGTTTTTAAGGGCATGGCTAAAGCTTTGGCTGAGAAGACCGCGTGTAAAATTTTGGAAGGTCCGACCCTTGTAAAGGGGGCCGCTCCTAAATGTCATTTACCTAAAGCTTAA
- a CDS encoding DUF523 and DUF1722 domain-containing protein has protein sequence MNYEERESCNKVKLGIARCLLGESVRYDGSQKLDRYLRDILGQYVEWVPVCPEVECGMSIPREAVRLVGDLDSPRLVGRSSGKDWTAQMYDWGQKRLDQLEREGICGYVFRFGSPSNGMNRVKVYNDGNRVRHDGIGMWARMVMERFPGLPFEDDGRLHDPALRENFISRFFTLKRWRDAMSDGFTAGALVEFHTRHKLLIMAHNVQLYRAMGKIVAKAGIEEPELLFAEYFEMLFKALTYKLTVKKHINVLMHAFGYFKKDLSADEKQEMLELLDQFSKGLIPLIAPIILLNHYVRKYSKDYLAKQYYLNPYPAELMLRNHV, from the coding sequence ATGAATTATGAAGAGCGGGAATCTTGCAACAAGGTTAAACTGGGTATTGCAAGGTGTCTTTTGGGAGAAAGTGTCAGGTATGATGGATCTCAAAAGCTGGATCGTTATTTACGGGATATTCTCGGGCAATATGTAGAATGGGTTCCTGTTTGTCCTGAGGTCGAGTGCGGTATGTCCATCCCTCGTGAAGCCGTTCGTCTTGTGGGCGATTTGGACTCTCCCAGACTGGTCGGGCGCAGTTCCGGTAAAGACTGGACTGCTCAGATGTATGATTGGGGACAAAAGAGATTGGATCAATTGGAGCGTGAAGGTATATGCGGTTATGTTTTCAGGTTTGGATCTCCTTCAAACGGTATGAACAGAGTTAAAGTTTATAATGACGGCAATAGAGTACGTCATGATGGTATTGGAATGTGGGCACGCATGGTAATGGAAAGATTTCCAGGTTTACCGTTTGAAGATGACGGAAGACTGCATGATCCTGCATTACGGGAAAATTTTATTTCGCGGTTTTTTACATTGAAACGCTGGCGGGATGCGATGTCTGATGGATTTACGGCTGGAGCTTTGGTTGAATTTCACACTCGTCATAAACTGTTGATAATGGCTCATAATGTACAGCTATATCGGGCCATGGGAAAGATTGTTGCAAAAGCTGGAATTGAAGAACCTGAGCTTCTTTTTGCTGAGTATTTTGAAATGCTTTTCAAGGCTTTGACTTATAAACTGACAGTCAAAAAACATATAAATGTTTTGATGCACGCTTTTGGATATTTTAAAAAGGATTTAAGTGCAGATGAAAAACAGGAAATGCTTGAATTGCTGGATCAATTCAGCAAAGGGTTGATTCCATTGATTGCGCCGATCATATTACTTAATCATTATGTCAGAAAGTATTCAAAAGACTATTTAGCAAAGCAATATTATTTGAATCCTTATCCCGCAGAACTTATGTTGAGGAATCATGTCTGA
- a CDS encoding bifunctional diguanylate cyclase/phosphodiesterase encodes MHILKDTGNTIFFTEIGIGLIILIAGAACYLALIKHIRTNEENLYKVTKTGFAILISFIFAFMIGYSVVIFSVIFHYHFDFNAIFGPILFLGSIFVLATAYFNVGLFKKLLNSNIELKKQALHDYMTGLPNRRLLMRKISQALVNKHNNNNKGFAVAFIDILNFKRVNDSFGHFVGDEILIQTADRITKTVRNIDTVARLGGDDFVILIENVNPRQTVWFMRNIKKALQAPYTINGVEFSLDISYGICTDKHGDNHPEDLINKANMAMRSSKKRGKNYFSFFVESMLNSAQDLLKFENDFHNGLLNNEFYLVFQPQYALKPELALKGFEALIRWNHPEKGLISPIQFIPLAEETGLILKLDRYVLDNACRIWADWLKKNPSCSSLQISVNISAYHMKIPSFVHFAEQTTTKYNIPTDSLVIELTESAIIADPDLASQKLDALHVLGIQCAIDDFGTGYSSLTYLTKFPTDILKIDKSFIKGIESSASAKQIVKSVIDLAHGLNMVVVAEGVEMKSQLKILEELECDVVQGFYLSMPLSEQDAFDISTK; translated from the coding sequence ATGCACATTTTAAAAGACACCGGAAACACTATTTTTTTTACAGAAATAGGCATTGGACTGATTATTTTAATAGCCGGAGCCGCTTGCTATCTGGCTTTGATCAAACACATCCGCACTAATGAAGAGAATCTGTATAAAGTAACCAAAACAGGCTTCGCAATTCTCATTTCATTCATTTTTGCCTTTATGATCGGCTATTCCGTTGTCATCTTTTCTGTAATATTCCACTATCATTTTGATTTTAATGCTATATTCGGCCCCATTCTTTTTTTGGGATCTATTTTTGTTCTTGCTACGGCCTACTTCAATGTCGGGTTATTTAAAAAATTACTGAATTCTAATATAGAACTAAAAAAACAGGCACTTCACGACTATATGACGGGACTGCCGAACAGACGACTGCTCATGCGTAAGATCAGTCAAGCACTGGTCAATAAACATAATAACAATAACAAAGGATTCGCTGTTGCATTTATAGACATATTAAATTTCAAACGGGTAAATGACAGTTTCGGACATTTTGTCGGAGACGAGATTCTTATTCAGACAGCTGATCGGATAACGAAAACAGTAAGAAACATTGATACTGTGGCCAGATTAGGTGGAGATGACTTCGTCATCCTTATTGAAAATGTGAACCCGCGGCAAACCGTCTGGTTCATGAGAAACATTAAAAAAGCACTGCAAGCGCCCTATACCATTAACGGGGTGGAGTTTAGTCTAGACATAAGCTATGGGATTTGCACCGATAAGCATGGGGACAATCATCCCGAAGATCTCATCAACAAAGCAAACATGGCAATGCGAAGTTCAAAAAAACGCGGAAAAAATTATTTCTCTTTCTTTGTCGAATCCATGCTGAACTCCGCTCAGGATCTTCTTAAATTTGAAAATGATTTTCATAATGGCTTGCTCAACAACGAATTTTATCTAGTCTTTCAACCCCAATATGCACTTAAACCCGAACTGGCACTGAAAGGTTTCGAAGCTCTTATCCGTTGGAATCACCCGGAAAAAGGCTTAATCAGCCCCATACAATTTATTCCGCTTGCCGAAGAAACCGGATTAATTCTTAAGCTGGACCGCTATGTACTCGATAATGCCTGTAGAATATGGGCTGATTGGCTGAAAAAGAACCCGTCATGCTCATCCTTACAGATATCGGTTAACATCAGTGCATACCATATGAAAATTCCGTCATTTGTCCATTTCGCAGAGCAAACCACTACTAAATACAACATTCCTACAGATTCACTGGTAATTGAACTGACTGAATCAGCTATTATTGCAGACCCTGATCTCGCTTCTCAGAAACTTGATGCTTTGCATGTGTTAGGCATTCAATGTGCTATTGACGACTTTGGAACAGGTTACTCGTCACTGACCTATCTGACCAAATTCCCGACTGACATCCTTAAAATTGATAAGAGCTTCATTAAAGGAATTGAATCAAGCGCAAGTGCAAAACAGATTGTTAAATCAGTCATAGATCTTGCTCATGGTTTGAATATGGTAGTAGTTGCCGAAGGAGTTGAAATGAAATCGCAACTTAAAATTCTTGAAGAACTAGAGTGCGATGTGGTGCAAGGCTTCTACCTGTCTATGCCGCTTTCTGAGCAAGATGCGTTTGATATCTCTACCAAATAG